One window of Mesorhizobium sp. WSM4904 genomic DNA carries:
- a CDS encoding ABC transporter ATP-binding protein: MSAPLVDIRNVSHRFGQHPVLKSVSLVIEPGSYTILLGPSGSGKTTLLSILGGFVTPSEGKVFIRGQDCTSVPPAKRPTTTVFQDYALFPHMSVGTNVGFGLRMQGVDGVTRAAKAREALALVGLAAAFDKKPHQLSGGQRQRVALARALVIEPAVLLLDEPLGALDLKLRRQMQDELKAIQKRVGTAFVHVTHDQEEAMALADHCVVMNDGRIEDEGPPERVYARPKTRFSATFMGESTILAGKAGDCRDGRVTVATGLGPISLPGTSPASAALALAIRPEHLILGNGKGDVALGTARVSDVVFQGSFKRVLATSLQDRALQFIAKVPASATVNAGDTTAVSCNARDIILLAD, encoded by the coding sequence ATGAGCGCGCCATTGGTCGATATCCGCAACGTATCGCACCGCTTCGGCCAGCACCCGGTGCTGAAAAGTGTCTCGCTCGTGATCGAGCCCGGCAGTTACACGATCCTGCTCGGGCCATCGGGCTCGGGCAAGACGACGCTGCTTTCCATCCTCGGCGGCTTCGTCACGCCAAGCGAAGGCAAGGTGTTCATCCGCGGGCAGGACTGCACCTCCGTGCCGCCGGCCAAGCGCCCGACGACCACCGTCTTCCAGGATTACGCGCTGTTTCCGCATATGAGCGTCGGCACCAATGTCGGCTTCGGATTGCGCATGCAGGGCGTCGACGGCGTGACGCGGGCCGCTAAGGCGCGCGAAGCGCTGGCGCTCGTCGGCCTGGCGGCCGCCTTCGACAAGAAGCCGCATCAGCTCTCCGGCGGCCAGCGCCAGCGCGTGGCGCTCGCCCGCGCGCTCGTCATCGAGCCGGCTGTACTTCTCCTCGATGAGCCGCTCGGCGCCCTCGACTTGAAATTGCGCCGGCAGATGCAGGACGAGCTGAAGGCGATCCAGAAGCGTGTCGGCACCGCCTTCGTCCATGTCACGCACGACCAGGAAGAAGCGATGGCGCTCGCCGACCACTGCGTGGTGATGAATGACGGCCGCATCGAGGACGAAGGGCCGCCCGAGCGCGTCTATGCGCGGCCGAAGACGCGCTTCTCGGCCACCTTTATGGGCGAGAGCACGATCCTTGCCGGCAAGGCCGGCGACTGCCGGGACGGGCGCGTCACGGTCGCGACCGGGCTCGGCCCGATCTCGCTGCCCGGCACCTCTCCGGCAAGTGCTGCACTGGCGCTCGCCATCCGTCCCGAGCATCTCATCCTCGGTAATGGGAAAGGGGATGTCGCGCTCGGCACTGCCAGGGTCAGCGACGTCGTTTTCCAGGGCAGCTTCAAGCGCGTGCTGGCCACCTCGCTCCAGGATCGGGCGTTGCAATTCATTGCTAAGGTTCCTGCGTCGGCCACCGTCAACGCAGGCGACACAACAGCGGTTTCGTGCAACGCTCGAGACATCATCCTGCTGGCGGACTGA
- a CDS encoding NAD kinase, with protein sequence MSKVASRFAFVSSDTDDARAALQSLSARYGQIPVAEADIIVALGGDGFLLQTLRDTMSTGKKVYGMNRGTIGFLMNEYRAGGLEERISRAVSETIRPLEMQAVTHEGETVSALAINEVALWRQSYQTAKIRITVDEQVRLEELNCDGVMIATPAGSTAYNLSAHGPILPLDAPLLALTPVSPFRPRRWRGALLSNKAIVRFDILESEKRPVNAAADHTEVKAIASVTVRESPTATATLLFDPNHSWNERILAEQFRY encoded by the coding sequence ATGAGCAAAGTCGCCAGCCGTTTCGCCTTCGTCTCTTCCGACACCGACGACGCCCGCGCGGCGCTGCAAAGCCTGTCGGCGCGCTACGGGCAGATACCGGTCGCCGAGGCTGACATCATTGTTGCGCTCGGCGGCGACGGGTTCCTGCTGCAGACGCTGCGCGACACGATGAGCACGGGCAAGAAGGTCTACGGCATGAACCGTGGCACCATCGGCTTCCTGATGAACGAATACCGCGCCGGCGGACTCGAGGAGCGCATCTCGAGGGCGGTATCCGAGACGATCCGCCCGCTGGAGATGCAGGCGGTGACCCACGAGGGCGAAACGGTCTCCGCGCTGGCAATCAACGAGGTGGCGCTTTGGCGCCAGTCCTACCAGACGGCGAAAATCCGCATCACCGTCGACGAGCAGGTGCGGCTGGAGGAACTCAACTGCGACGGCGTGATGATCGCGACGCCCGCCGGCTCGACAGCCTACAATCTCTCGGCGCACGGACCGATCCTGCCGCTCGACGCGCCGCTCCTGGCGCTGACGCCGGTGAGCCCCTTCCGGCCCCGGCGCTGGCGCGGCGCGCTTCTCTCCAACAAGGCGATCGTGCGCTTCGACATACTGGAGTCGGAAAAGCGCCCGGTGAACGCCGCCGCCGACCACACCGAGGTCAAGGCGATTGCCTCGGTCACGGTGCGGGAATCGCCCACCGCGACCGCGACGCTGCTGTTCGACCCCAACCATTCGTGGAACGAACGCATCCTTGCCGAGCAATTCCGCTATTGA
- a CDS encoding MBL fold metallo-hydrolase, whose translation MGTLPVIEAPDWYETIRMGDDVTLIHEPWIKPFFRCNIWHVRGRDRDLLFDTGLGHFSLRRHVPLVTERRLVCVASHTHFDHIGCHHEFPDRCVHSAEAEILADPRNEWTVADRYANEEMFDGAPEGWDTSRYQIPPAPAGRLLEHGDVIDLGDRAFEVIHTPGHSPGGIALYEKKTGILLSGDIVYDGPLIDDVYHSDIEDYVATLLSMRDLDVSVVHGGHFPSFGKVRCRQLIDEYLAQKRKAGCHLKQSG comes from the coding sequence ATGGGCACGCTTCCGGTCATCGAGGCTCCGGATTGGTACGAAACCATCCGCATGGGCGACGACGTCACGCTCATCCACGAGCCATGGATAAAACCGTTCTTCCGCTGCAACATCTGGCATGTGCGCGGGCGCGATCGTGACCTTCTGTTCGATACCGGCCTTGGCCATTTCAGCCTCCGGCGGCACGTGCCTCTGGTGACCGAGCGCAGGCTCGTCTGCGTCGCCAGCCACACGCATTTCGATCACATCGGCTGTCATCACGAATTTCCGGATCGCTGCGTCCATTCCGCCGAAGCCGAAATCCTCGCCGATCCGCGCAACGAATGGACGGTCGCCGACCGCTACGCCAATGAGGAGATGTTCGACGGCGCGCCGGAAGGGTGGGACACGTCACGCTACCAAATCCCGCCTGCCCCAGCCGGCCGCCTGCTCGAGCACGGCGACGTGATCGATCTCGGCGATCGTGCCTTCGAGGTCATCCACACGCCCGGTCATTCGCCCGGCGGCATCGCGCTCTACGAGAAGAAGACCGGCATCCTGCTGTCCGGCGATATCGTCTATGACGGGCCGCTGATCGACGACGTCTACCACTCCGACATCGAGGACTATGTCGCGACGCTTCTTTCCATGCGCGACCTCGACGTCTCGGTCGTGCATGGCGGCCATTTTCCGAGTTTCGGCAAGGTGCGCTGCCGCCAGCTCATCGACGAGTACCTGGCGCAAAAGCGCAAGGCCGGCTGCCACCTGAAGCAGAGTGGTTGA